One segment of Manihot esculenta cultivar AM560-2 chromosome 4, M.esculenta_v8, whole genome shotgun sequence DNA contains the following:
- the LOC110613129 gene encoding transmembrane protein 230, whose amino-acid sequence MAYVDHAFSITDDDIMIETSYVVNNRPPIKEIALAVSLLVFGLVGIVLGLFMASNRIGGDRAHGLFFAILGVVLFIPGFYYTRIAYYAYKGYKGFSFANIPPV is encoded by the exons ATGGCCTACGTAGACCACGCCTTCTCCATAACGGACGACGACATTATGATTGAGACTTCATATGTTGTCAACAATCGCCCTCCTATCAAAGAGATCGCTCTCGCCGTCTCTCTCCTTGTTTTCGGCCTTGTCGGCATCGTTTTAGGTCTTTTTATGGCTTCTAACAGAATCGGCGGTGACCGTGCTCATG GGCTTTTCTTTGCTATTTTGGGAGTAGTTCTGTTTATACCAGGATTTTATTATACGAGGATTGCTTACTACGCTTATAAGGGATATAAAGGCTTCTCTTTCGCCAACATACCTCCTGTCTAG